A genomic segment from Parolsenella catena encodes:
- a CDS encoding AAA family ATPase yields the protein MRPAKLTISAFGPYAGKVTVDFERLGGEGLYLICGDTGAGKTTIFDAISFALYGVASGTDRTARSLRSDFAAPGAETYVELEFEHRGGRYVIRRNPEYERPKKRGSGMATQLADATLSHEGEPPVTGTRAVDKAIDELLGIDRNQFSQIVMIAQGDFRRLLKADTKERSAIMRKLFGTQPYLKFQDALAARSHKLEDQAKSTRELLLALVPTIQVTGEERTGRLAGLVDSEAPDADAALALLREQGAEDDAELACLEAKRARGAAEVGRLSGLAERASQLERQRVELRGTREELESARAAVEPALEAVDEQNGRADKRRRLADRAAVMEQELSRFSELASAEDEERRAESDLSKARRVSEGARGALDRADASLVAARDAAANLSDAPAALARAQAERSEAARLLDEARKTLDGATELARRRAALPALRAAAAGAQDALTGLEDASRDLAEELARARDERDGLKDTPAALERARSARDELSRQVDDVRLWYRSATNREKALTEANRRLEDARSAYAASAAKMEQARAAHADRQRAFLDGQAGVLARGLAFGAPCPVCGSLEHPHPAALASEVPTQEQVDAAAAALDRATAQATEASAAASSALANAEACEAELARERESHGSSDELLAKGKELARDLEAAKGEAKAAEGRVGELRDAEALVTRLERKSVALSAELESARTACDEARGQLSDAEASCREYAATLVEADEGAARAGVEEARACLSRAEKALATASAEAKRLESARELVSRLEAGRPALAAACDEAAAGEAQASSRQADAAATVRTIRAGLSHASAEELKGERARVVREIEAIDAAKRAADERLASAQDAVTRLTERVDSIVAQVRHLSEGGDVDASQVSAELSAAREAQTAVEDERARVSARAGSNDRLAGELERLGEGARDVAARYAEMDALARTATGRLAGKQRLSFETYLQARWFDRVLAAANRRLSTMTENRYELVRHKGERRGGGAAQTGLDLDVLDSFTGKPRDASSLSGGETFKASLALALGLSDVVQAHAGGIELDTMFVDEGFGSLDQESLALTVRVLTGAENSNKLVGIISHVDELRASIDRKIVVERGRSGSTLRIEEG from the coding sequence TGAGACGTACGTTGAGCTCGAGTTCGAGCACCGCGGGGGGCGCTACGTCATACGTCGCAACCCGGAGTACGAGCGCCCCAAGAAGCGCGGCAGTGGCATGGCGACGCAACTGGCCGACGCCACGCTCAGCCACGAGGGGGAGCCGCCCGTCACGGGCACACGCGCCGTCGACAAGGCAATCGATGAGCTTCTCGGCATCGACCGCAACCAGTTCTCGCAGATCGTCATGATCGCGCAGGGAGACTTCCGTCGCCTGCTCAAGGCGGACACGAAGGAGCGCTCCGCCATCATGCGCAAGCTCTTTGGCACGCAGCCCTACCTCAAGTTCCAGGACGCGTTGGCTGCGCGCAGCCACAAGCTCGAGGACCAGGCCAAGTCCACTCGCGAGCTCCTGCTTGCCCTCGTTCCCACGATTCAGGTGACGGGCGAGGAGCGCACCGGGCGCCTCGCGGGACTCGTGGACTCCGAGGCGCCCGACGCAGACGCCGCCCTTGCGCTGCTGCGCGAGCAGGGTGCCGAGGACGACGCGGAGCTTGCATGCCTCGAGGCCAAGCGGGCTCGGGGCGCGGCCGAGGTGGGGCGCCTCTCCGGGCTTGCCGAGCGCGCGAGCCAGCTCGAGCGGCAGCGTGTCGAGCTGCGTGGGACGAGGGAGGAGCTTGAGAGTGCCCGCGCTGCCGTGGAGCCGGCCCTCGAGGCTGTTGACGAGCAGAACGGGCGAGCGGATAAGCGCCGACGCCTTGCGGACCGTGCGGCCGTGATGGAGCAGGAGCTCTCGAGGTTCTCCGAGCTGGCGAGCGCCGAGGACGAGGAGCGTCGCGCGGAGTCTGACCTGAGCAAGGCCCGACGGGTGTCCGAGGGCGCGCGTGGTGCGCTGGACCGGGCCGATGCCAGCCTCGTGGCGGCCCGCGACGCGGCCGCGAATCTCTCGGACGCGCCGGCCGCCCTCGCTCGCGCCCAGGCCGAGAGGTCCGAGGCCGCGCGCCTGCTCGATGAGGCGAGAAAGACGCTTGATGGCGCGACGGAGCTCGCTCGCAGGCGAGCAGCACTGCCTGCGCTGCGCGCCGCCGCCGCGGGCGCACAGGACGCCCTGACGGGCCTTGAGGATGCTTCGCGCGATCTTGCGGAGGAGCTTGCGCGCGCACGTGATGAGCGCGATGGGCTCAAGGATACCCCCGCGGCGCTCGAGCGCGCTCGCTCCGCTCGCGACGAGCTCTCGCGCCAGGTCGACGACGTTCGCCTTTGGTATCGGAGCGCGACGAATCGCGAGAAGGCGCTGACCGAGGCAAATCGCAGGCTCGAGGACGCAAGGAGCGCCTATGCCGCGAGCGCGGCCAAGATGGAGCAGGCCCGTGCCGCGCATGCCGACAGGCAGCGCGCCTTCCTTGACGGCCAGGCGGGCGTGCTTGCGCGCGGGCTGGCCTTTGGCGCGCCCTGCCCCGTGTGTGGGTCGCTTGAGCATCCGCACCCCGCGGCCCTTGCGAGCGAGGTTCCCACGCAGGAGCAGGTGGATGCGGCGGCCGCCGCGCTCGATCGCGCGACCGCGCAGGCAACCGAGGCGTCCGCCGCGGCCTCGTCTGCCCTTGCCAACGCCGAGGCATGCGAGGCGGAGCTTGCGCGGGAGCGCGAGAGCCATGGGAGCTCGGACGAGCTGCTCGCAAAGGGAAAGGAACTTGCTCGCGACCTCGAGGCTGCCAAGGGAGAGGCCAAGGCGGCAGAGGGACGCGTGGGCGAGCTGAGGGATGCGGAAGCTCTCGTCACCCGTCTTGAGAGAAAGTCCGTGGCGCTCTCTGCGGAGCTCGAGTCTGCTCGCACCGCCTGTGACGAGGCGCGGGGCCAGCTGTCGGACGCCGAGGCATCGTGTCGCGAGTATGCGGCCACGCTCGTCGAGGCGGACGAGGGCGCTGCGCGCGCTGGCGTGGAGGAGGCCCGGGCGTGCCTGTCGCGTGCCGAGAAGGCGCTTGCGACGGCGAGCGCGGAGGCGAAGAGGCTGGAGTCTGCGAGGGAGCTCGTCTCGAGGCTCGAGGCCGGGCGTCCTGCCTTGGCTGCTGCCTGCGACGAGGCGGCTGCGGGCGAGGCCCAGGCCAGCTCGCGCCAGGCGGACGCCGCAGCCACGGTGCGCACTATCCGTGCGGGCCTTTCGCATGCGAGTGCCGAGGAGCTCAAGGGCGAACGCGCGAGGGTTGTCCGGGAGATCGAGGCGATTGACGCGGCCAAGCGAGCGGCGGACGAGAGGCTTGCGTCTGCCCAGGATGCGGTCACACGCCTCACCGAGCGCGTGGACTCGATCGTGGCGCAGGTCAGACATCTGAGCGAGGGTGGAGACGTCGATGCGAGCCAGGTCTCGGCCGAGCTGTCTGCCGCTCGCGAGGCGCAGACGGCCGTCGAGGACGAGCGCGCCCGGGTGTCGGCGCGGGCAGGCTCGAACGACCGGCTCGCGGGCGAGCTCGAGAGGCTTGGCGAGGGTGCCCGTGACGTTGCGGCCCGCTATGCCGAGATGGACGCGCTCGCGCGTACGGCCACGGGACGCCTTGCCGGCAAGCAACGCCTGAGCTTCGAGACCTACCTGCAAGCACGTTGGTTCGACCGCGTGCTCGCGGCGGCCAACAGGCGTCTCTCCACGATGACGGAGAACCGCTACGAGCTCGTGCGTCACAAGGGCGAGCGCCGTGGCGGCGGTGCGGCCCAGACGGGCCTTGACCTCGACGTCCTCGACTCGTTCACGGGCAAGCCCCGTGACGCCTCGTCGCTCTCGGGTGGCGAGACGTTCAAGGCGTCGCTTGCGCTGGCGCTTGGGCTCTCGGACGTTGTGCAGGCACATGCCGGCGGCATCGAGCTCGACACGATGTTCGTGGACGAGGGGTTCGGCTCGCTCGACCAGGAATCGCTTGCCCTCACGGTGCGCGTGCTCACGGGTGCCGAGAACAGCAACAAGCTCGTGGGCATCATCAGCCACGTCGACGAGCTGCGCGCGAGCATCGACCGCAAGATCGTCGTCGAGCGAGGACGCAGCGGCTCGACGCTGCGCATCGAGGAGGGATAG